CATCCGGATCGGCTTTGTGTCAATGCCGTTCACCCGATTCTCGACGATGGAGACGACGACAAAGGCACCGAGTGCAACGATGGCCAGAAGGAACGCAAAGAGATGCTGGGGCATACCAAGGGTCTCGAACATCCGCGGACTCCCCCAGTTGGTGGCCTTGTAGAGTCCTTCGAAAACAGGATACCCTTCAGCGAACACGAACACTCCCAGCACGGCACCGCCGATGAAGATCATAGCATCGACCTTCCCGATCGCGGCGGCACAGACACTTGTTCCCGGACAGAAGCCCCCGACGACGAAACCGAGCCCCATGATGAGTCCGCCAATGATGGCCGACCAGAGGAACGTCGGGTTCACATACACGAGGTTGATATCCAACAATCCGAAATGCTCCAGCCCCATGACGCCCATCATGGCGACGACCCCTGCCGTGAAGAAGACCCGGAGCACGGTGAAGTCGTACCCGTAAAAGAGTCCGACGAGCTTCCGCGAGGTGGAGAACCCGGCCTGCTCGAGGATCGCGCCGAATGCTATGCCGATGACAAGTGCAACGATGAAATTCAGATCATTGCCGATGATCTCCGGAACCAGTGGTCCCATGGTCGTCTCTCCTTAGATCCAGAGTTTTCGGAAGAAATATGCAAAGATATACGCCCCGGCAAAGATCGCCAGCATGGTGATGATGCCCCCCGTCGACATGACCGCCATCCCGCTCAAGGCCGCTCCGCTCGTACACCCGCGTCCCAGCTGGGAACCGATGCCCCAGAGCAACCCTCCGCCGAGTGCACCCGCGATCCTGACCTTTGCGGTCGACCGGGGGCCGAACTCGAGCTTCAGGTCCATGCGATCGGAGATCACGCCGGAGACGAATGCCCCGATCACGACGCCCACCACCTCGAACACCAGCCAGTTCATGAGGGGATTCCCCGCGTGGTCGCCGGTGTACTCTTTATAGAATGTCGTCGACGCGGTATGCGCAGGAGCGACGGTCC
The nucleotide sequence above comes from Ignavibacteriota bacterium. Encoded proteins:
- a CDS encoding YeeE/YedE family protein translates to MGPLVPEIIGNDLNFIVALVIGIAFGAILEQAGFSTSRKLVGLFYGYDFTVLRVFFTAGVVAMMGVMGLEHFGLLDINLVYVNPTFLWSAIIGGLIMGLGFVVGGFCPGTSVCAAAIGKVDAMIFIGGAVLGVFVFAEGYPVFEGLYKATNWGSPRMFETLGMPQHLFAFLLAIVALGAFVVVSIVENRVNGIDTKPIRMTRYYVGLASIGLLVALSAFIFPERKAALQEMVKDEELVRSYPLDTMAVDELAYRLIHEDAALQVIDFRPADAFARFSLPGSTSFTIDNLFEKEPNQALTLRGKTNVVVTEDEPTARRIAIMATELGYTNLRVLRGGLDAFRSKFLDVAVHPASASSGAEHTTRFEEHARRVLPELIRKRTSSGPVKKTQKRVLGGC
- a CDS encoding YeeE/YedE family protein translates to MKPRPYMNPYLAGALLGLLLTATIYITGRGLGASGAFKSAVVAGVGTVAPAHTASTTFYKEYTGDHAGNPLMNWLVFEVVGVVIGAFVSGVISDRMDLKLEFGPRSTAKVRIAGALGGGLLWGIGSQLGRGCTSGAALSGMAVMSTGGIITMLAIFAGAYIFAYFFRKLWI